One genomic window of uncultured Erythrobacter sp. includes the following:
- a CDS encoding tetratricopeptide repeat protein, with protein MRFAPAAAALSLFLATTASVTSAQDKAPDPRAEALVIQGQAALKAGDTQGAIDAYEAALAIDPGYTPIFLELAEAARQDGLQGKAIRYYREALNRDPGNFAAISGEGAALVEKGALEKAKRNLARLESLCGSSCPETLALQTTIAAGPPARLAAETDETAPASN; from the coding sequence ATGCGTTTCGCGCCCGCTGCTGCTGCTCTGTCACTGTTTCTTGCCACCACGGCCAGTGTGACGAGCGCTCAGGACAAGGCGCCCGATCCGCGTGCAGAGGCTCTGGTGATTCAGGGTCAGGCAGCTCTGAAGGCAGGTGATACGCAGGGCGCGATCGATGCCTATGAAGCCGCGCTGGCAATTGACCCGGGCTACACGCCGATTTTCCTCGAGCTAGCCGAAGCGGCGCGACAGGACGGACTGCAGGGCAAAGCGATCCGTTACTACCGCGAAGCGCTGAACCGCGATCCGGGCAATTTCGCTGCGATCTCGGGCGAGGGCGCGGCTCTGGTTGAGAAAGGCGCGCTGGAAAAAGCGAAACGCAATCTGGCACGGCTTGAGAGCCTTTGCGGCAGCAGCTGTCCAGAGACGCTCGCGCTTCAGACCACGATTGCCGCAGGCCCGCCAGCTCGCCTTGCAGCCGAAACCGACGAAACGGCCCCGGCCAGTAACTAA
- a CDS encoding glutathione S-transferase family protein — translation MLTLHHLEYSQSFRVLWLLEELGAPYELKSYNRDPDTNLAPDDYKALSPLGTAPVVIEGDLVLAESNAIIDYILDSYPESTLNPKPGSADRARHLFWYHASPGSLMSIQSVAMVLGLLESRSPWPISALLKAVFGQVRKLFINPRLSALVDLMEKDLGEKPFFGGETLTTADITLVYPMYAARTKGTFEGFPNIAAWFDRIEALSSFKAAQAKDDRPHIDFRF, via the coding sequence ATGCTAACGCTGCACCATCTCGAGTATTCGCAGAGTTTCCGCGTTTTGTGGCTGCTTGAAGAGCTGGGCGCGCCCTATGAGCTCAAGAGCTACAATCGCGATCCGGACACAAACCTAGCCCCCGATGATTACAAGGCTTTGTCTCCGCTGGGCACCGCGCCGGTCGTTATCGAGGGCGATTTGGTGCTGGCGGAAAGCAATGCAATCATCGACTACATCCTCGATTCCTATCCCGAAAGCACGCTGAACCCCAAGCCGGGCAGCGCAGATCGTGCGCGGCATCTGTTTTGGTATCACGCCAGCCCCGGTTCGCTGATGTCGATTCAAAGTGTCGCGATGGTCCTGGGCTTGCTCGAAAGCCGTTCGCCATGGCCCATCAGCGCACTGCTTAAGGCGGTGTTCGGGCAGGTCCGCAAGCTCTTCATCAATCCTCGGCTGAGCGCGCTGGTCGACCTGATGGAAAAAGACCTCGGCGAAAAACCGTTTTTTGGCGGTGAAACGCTGACAACAGCGGACATCACACTGGTCTACCCGATGTATGCTGCGCGCACCAAAGGCACATTTGAGGGCTTCCCCAATATCGCCGCATGGTTCGACCGGATCGAGGCGCTGTCATCCTTCAAGGCGGCACAAGCGAAAGACGATCGGCCGCATATCGACTTCCGCTTCTGA
- a CDS encoding RNA pyrophosphohydrolase, whose amino-acid sequence MSDLPYRPCAGFMLVNAERHVFVGERINPSAHGFWQMPQGGIDPGEDERTAALRELEEETGIAPNLVDVIAPASKPMRYDLPPELLGKVWKGKYRGQVQHWFLGRFRGSDADINLEAHDPAEFHAYRWVELDQLPDLIVPFKRHVYAALVEEFRDLI is encoded by the coding sequence GTGAGCGACCTTCCCTATCGCCCTTGTGCCGGCTTCATGCTGGTGAATGCCGAGCGCCACGTCTTCGTCGGCGAGCGGATCAATCCGAGCGCGCACGGTTTCTGGCAAATGCCTCAGGGCGGGATCGACCCGGGCGAAGATGAGCGCACGGCTGCGCTACGCGAGCTTGAAGAGGAAACGGGCATTGCCCCCAACCTCGTCGACGTGATCGCGCCTGCGTCAAAGCCTATGCGCTATGACCTGCCGCCGGAGCTGCTCGGCAAGGTATGGAAGGGCAAATATCGCGGGCAAGTGCAGCACTGGTTCCTAGGGCGCTTCCGTGGAAGCGATGCCGACATCAATCTCGAAGCACACGATCCTGCGGAATTTCATGCCTATCGCTGGGTGGAACTGGATCAGCTCCCCGACCTAATCGTGCCGTTCAAGCGCCACGTATACGCCGCGCTCGTGGAGGAATTTCGCGATCTGATCTGA
- a CDS encoding deoxyribodipyrimidine photo-lyase, producing MSKTQIVWLRRDLRVADNPALYEAAKLGPVIAVYVLDDECAKTHAYGGASRWWLHHSLENLRNSFAKRHAKIILRRGDAVEELTNIAEETGATTIHANRHYEPWWRRAQGRLEEKFDLQLHDGNYLLPIGSVTTGSGGQYKIYTPFSRAVRTQVPPRDLVPEPETLSSPDTWPASDDLDNWNLLPTKPDWSGGIDAFWEVGEQAAHSQLEWWEDHVDDYEDKRNFPSVDKVSRLSPHLHFGEISPVQIWHHFKQKRSDGWRIYESELIWRDYAQTAIAQFPLYARENYREDFDQLKWRDPETDERAARDLKAWQQGKTGYPVVDAGMRQLYETGWMHNRVRMITASFLIKHLLIDWRHGEQWFWDTLVDADYASNSTNWQWTAGTGVDSNMFVRIMAPLSQSEKFDCADYIRKYVPELADLDEPYIHDPEEYGRLPQSYPAKIIGHREARERALSAYKSMKEG from the coding sequence ATGAGTAAGACCCAAATCGTATGGCTCAGGCGTGACCTGCGCGTGGCCGATAATCCGGCCCTTTACGAGGCCGCTAAACTCGGCCCTGTGATCGCAGTCTATGTGCTCGACGATGAATGCGCCAAGACCCACGCCTATGGCGGCGCGTCGCGCTGGTGGCTGCACCACTCGCTTGAGAACCTTCGGAACAGCTTTGCCAAGAGACACGCCAAGATCATCCTGCGGCGCGGCGATGCGGTCGAGGAATTGACCAACATCGCCGAAGAGACCGGTGCCACTACCATCCACGCCAATCGCCACTACGAACCATGGTGGCGGCGCGCTCAGGGAAGGCTTGAGGAGAAATTCGACCTTCAGCTTCACGACGGCAATTATCTGCTGCCGATTGGTTCGGTCACCACCGGATCGGGCGGACAGTACAAGATCTATACCCCGTTCAGCCGCGCGGTCCGCACGCAGGTCCCACCGCGCGATTTGGTGCCAGAGCCCGAAACTCTCTCATCCCCGGACACTTGGCCCGCGAGCGATGACCTGGACAATTGGAACCTGCTGCCGACCAAGCCCGATTGGTCGGGCGGGATCGACGCATTTTGGGAGGTTGGTGAACAAGCCGCGCACAGTCAGCTTGAATGGTGGGAAGACCACGTCGATGACTACGAGGACAAGCGCAACTTCCCCTCGGTCGATAAAGTATCGCGCCTCTCGCCGCACTTGCATTTTGGTGAGATCAGCCCGGTGCAGATCTGGCACCATTTCAAGCAAAAGCGGTCCGATGGTTGGAGGATCTACGAAAGCGAATTGATCTGGCGTGACTATGCCCAGACCGCAATTGCGCAGTTCCCGCTCTATGCGCGCGAGAACTACCGCGAAGACTTCGATCAGCTCAAATGGCGCGACCCTGAAACGGACGAACGGGCCGCGCGCGATCTGAAGGCGTGGCAGCAGGGCAAGACCGGTTATCCTGTGGTCGATGCCGGGATGCGACAACTCTACGAGACCGGATGGATGCACAACCGCGTGCGAATGATCACCGCCAGTTTCCTGATCAAGCACCTGCTGATCGATTGGCGTCACGGCGAACAATGGTTCTGGGACACTTTGGTCGATGCCGATTACGCGTCCAATTCGACCAATTGGCAATGGACCGCCGGGACGGGTGTCGATTCCAATATGTTCGTGCGGATCATGGCGCCGCTCAGCCAGAGCGAAAAGTTCGACTGTGCCGACTATATCCGCAAATACGTCCCCGAACTCGCGGATCTCGACGAACCCTATATCCACGATCCGGAGGAATATGGCCGCCTGCCCCAGAGCTATCCGGCCAAGATCATCGGCCATAGGGAGGCCCGCGAGCGCGCGCTTTCAGCCTATAAGTCGATGAAAGAAGGGTAA
- a CDS encoding PilZ domain-containing protein, with protein MARDNPRTKLSIPATLRASGGGDVKSVVHELSISGFSAASTKRMLEGQVCWLSLPDLEPCEAEVVWWENCIVGCEFSDLLSPIVHDNILQRYSHLGVVRTAI; from the coding sequence ATGGCTAGGGACAACCCACGCACCAAGCTCTCGATCCCGGCAACGCTTCGGGCATCGGGCGGTGGTGACGTCAAAAGCGTGGTGCATGAACTTTCGATCTCGGGCTTCTCTGCCGCATCTACCAAGCGCATGCTCGAAGGACAGGTGTGCTGGCTATCGCTCCCCGATCTCGAACCGTGCGAGGCCGAGGTTGTGTGGTGGGAAAATTGCATCGTAGGATGCGAGTTCAGCGATTTGCTGAGCCCGATCGTGCATGACAACATCCTGCAGCGCTACAGCCACCTTGGCGTGGTTCGCACGGCAATCTAA
- a CDS encoding cyclopropane-fatty-acyl-phospholipid synthase family protein, producing MTAQGVRGEQLLSGGERFAPEPGFFAKLIAPGFTNILDRIDAGLERGSLIGHLPDGTTRMLGGRAPGFEAEVWLKDWRALLRLATNGTIGWYQAYEAGEWDTNDMTATFAVMSDNVRTLGGTARSSGPFRWAAALAHRFNRNDKAGSQRNIAAHYDLGNDFYAAWLDPSMTYSSALGCGEDGLEVAQQRKLEAMAERIGEPKTVLEIGCGWGSMAEHLAQQGAKVAAISLSEEQLAYARQRRDSSIEFRKQDYRDAAGQFDAIVSVEMVEALGREYWPEFMDCVARNLKSGGRAALQYISIEDDLFETYTGTADFIQAYIFPGGLLIKSSEFRQLAEARGLGWQDELRFGPDYAETLRIWRERFEDAVAHKRLPEGFDDRFVRLWRYYLAYCEAGFRVGNIDVHQVTLVKQ from the coding sequence ATGACGGCGCAAGGGGTGAGAGGCGAGCAATTGCTCAGCGGCGGGGAGCGGTTTGCCCCCGAGCCGGGATTTTTCGCCAAGCTGATCGCGCCTGGCTTCACCAACATACTCGACCGTATCGATGCGGGACTGGAGCGCGGTTCTCTGATCGGCCACTTGCCTGACGGAACAACGCGGATGCTGGGCGGGCGTGCTCCCGGATTTGAAGCAGAGGTGTGGCTAAAGGATTGGCGCGCGCTGCTGCGACTGGCCACCAATGGTACGATTGGCTGGTATCAGGCGTACGAGGCAGGCGAGTGGGACACCAACGACATGACCGCGACGTTCGCAGTGATGTCCGACAATGTCAGAACCCTCGGCGGCACGGCGCGCAGTTCTGGACCGTTCAGGTGGGCTGCGGCGCTCGCGCACCGGTTCAATCGTAATGACAAGGCTGGATCGCAGCGCAACATTGCGGCGCACTACGATCTCGGCAACGATTTCTACGCCGCCTGGCTCGATCCCAGCATGACCTATTCCAGCGCGCTCGGATGCGGGGAAGATGGGTTGGAAGTTGCACAACAGCGAAAGCTTGAAGCGATGGCCGAGCGGATCGGTGAGCCGAAAACGGTGCTTGAGATCGGTTGCGGTTGGGGCTCGATGGCCGAGCACCTTGCACAGCAGGGCGCGAAGGTTGCCGCGATCAGTCTGTCTGAAGAGCAGCTCGCCTATGCCCGCCAGCGCCGTGACAGCTCGATCGAATTTCGCAAGCAGGACTACCGCGATGCCGCAGGTCAGTTCGATGCCATCGTCAGCGTCGAGATGGTCGAGGCTTTGGGCCGCGAATACTGGCCGGAATTCATGGACTGCGTCGCGCGCAACCTGAAATCAGGTGGCCGCGCCGCGCTACAATACATCTCAATCGAAGATGATCTGTTTGAGACCTACACGGGCACAGCCGATTTCATTCAGGCGTACATCTTTCCCGGCGGGCTGCTGATCAAGTCATCAGAGTTTCGCCAACTGGCAGAAGCGCGTGGTCTTGGTTGGCAGGATGAGTTGCGTTTTGGCCCGGACTATGCCGAAACCCTCAGGATTTGGCGTGAGCGGTTCGAAGATGCCGTTGCCCACAAGCGCTTGCCGGAAGGCTTCGACGACCGCTTCGTTCGACTTTGGCGTTACTACCTCGCCTATTGCGAGGCCGGCTTTCGCGTAGGCAATATCGATGTTCACCAGGTTACGCTGGTCAAACAATAG
- a CDS encoding RsmB/NOP family class I SAM-dependent RNA methyltransferase, whose translation MTPAARVQAAIELLDQIIAAAEREGAPADRLIATYFRERRYAGSKDRRAVRELAYQAIRHCGPVPQTGRTAMLALATEDEALAAMFDGSTHAPKPIGEHEEPAKSGLAPQWLVEGLAKSGVKGDVAEAMLGRGSLDIRVNSLKADRNGLELPEAGEPLAAPHALRLPSGTQVEQWEAFRDGKIEVQDHGSQIACLAATAQPGETVIDLCAGAGGKTLALAAAMQNKGQLIAADTDRGRLSRQRPRAERAGAGLIQQRELNPNRELEALDDLLGSADLVLVDAPCSGTGTWRRKPEAKWRLTPKRLEKFAALQDHILDIAAKLVKPGGRIAFITCSLLDQEGADRLAAFLDRHDGWQAEQPDLPLGRPRGQGIRLDPFHDGTDGFFIAILRSS comes from the coding sequence GGCCGCAATTGAGCTGCTCGATCAGATCATCGCTGCCGCCGAGCGTGAGGGCGCTCCGGCCGATCGCTTGATCGCGACCTATTTCCGCGAGCGACGTTATGCTGGATCGAAAGATCGGCGCGCTGTCCGAGAACTGGCCTATCAGGCGATCCGCCATTGCGGGCCGGTGCCGCAGACCGGGCGAACCGCGATGTTGGCTTTGGCGACTGAGGACGAGGCGCTGGCGGCTATGTTCGACGGCTCCACCCACGCGCCCAAACCGATTGGTGAACACGAAGAACCCGCGAAATCCGGACTGGCACCGCAATGGCTGGTTGAAGGGCTCGCGAAATCGGGCGTGAAAGGTGATGTTGCAGAGGCGATGCTGGGCAGAGGCTCGCTCGACATCCGCGTCAATTCTCTCAAGGCCGACCGTAACGGGTTGGAGCTGCCAGAAGCAGGCGAACCGCTCGCTGCCCCGCACGCCTTGCGACTGCCTTCGGGTACACAGGTCGAGCAATGGGAAGCGTTCCGCGACGGCAAGATCGAGGTGCAGGATCACGGCAGCCAGATCGCTTGCCTCGCTGCAACTGCACAACCGGGCGAGACCGTGATCGATCTATGCGCCGGGGCAGGGGGAAAGACACTCGCGCTCGCCGCTGCGATGCAGAACAAAGGGCAATTGATCGCGGCGGACACGGATCGCGGTCGCTTGTCGAGGCAGCGTCCGCGTGCTGAACGCGCTGGAGCCGGGCTGATCCAGCAACGCGAACTCAATCCCAACCGCGAGTTGGAAGCGCTCGATGATCTCTTGGGCAGTGCCGATCTGGTGCTGGTCGATGCGCCGTGTTCAGGGACTGGAACGTGGCGGCGCAAGCCCGAGGCGAAATGGCGATTGACGCCCAAACGCTTGGAGAAGTTCGCCGCGCTGCAGGATCACATTCTCGATATTGCTGCAAAGCTGGTGAAGCCCGGAGGGCGGATCGCTTTCATCACCTGTTCGTTGCTTGATCAGGAAGGAGCGGACCGACTTGCTGCATTTCTTGATCGTCATGACGGTTGGCAAGCCGAACAGCCCGACCTGCCTCTGGGGCGGCCACGCGGCCAAGGAATCCGCCTCGATCCGTTCCACGACGGCACGGACGGCTTTTTTATCGCCATCCTGCGTTCATCGTGA
- a CDS encoding alpha/beta hydrolase gives MSETPFIRPDMKAFLDALAAMDGPKIADMTLEEARAGYGALHAMADRPARELAVIRDLSCPGPAGEIPLRLYDTRESRDPSPIITFYHGGGFVIGDLDTHHALCTEIAALIDLPVVAVDYRCAPEAPFPAAIEDCEAATRWIASSPTELGREATGIITIGDSAGGNATIVVGQQLAERSADVPVVLQVPIFPLASDAMGSASLEEFAEGYVLTKAAVEFFDAAYAPDRTDPRAMPILGAHSSSPPTILVTASLDPIRDSGRDYAKALADAGRSFTFIEVEGVTHSFTNLRGAVPSTQGDLERIVAAMKFTLGAD, from the coding sequence ATGAGCGAAACGCCCTTTATCCGGCCCGACATGAAGGCCTTTCTCGATGCACTGGCAGCGATGGACGGGCCCAAGATTGCGGACATGACGTTGGAGGAAGCGCGCGCTGGTTATGGCGCACTGCATGCAATGGCGGACCGCCCGGCGCGCGAACTGGCGGTAATCCGCGATCTGAGCTGCCCCGGACCGGCGGGAGAGATTCCGCTGCGGCTTTACGATACACGCGAAAGTCGCGACCCTTCGCCAATCATCACCTTCTACCACGGTGGCGGTTTCGTGATCGGTGACCTCGACACCCACCACGCGCTTTGCACAGAGATCGCCGCACTGATAGATCTGCCCGTGGTGGCCGTAGATTACCGTTGCGCACCCGAAGCGCCCTTTCCCGCTGCCATCGAAGACTGCGAAGCGGCAACACGCTGGATTGCTTCGTCTCCAACCGAGCTAGGTCGCGAGGCGACTGGAATCATAACAATCGGCGACAGCGCAGGCGGGAATGCCACTATCGTTGTTGGACAGCAGCTCGCGGAACGGTCCGCCGATGTCCCAGTCGTATTACAGGTCCCCATCTTCCCACTCGCGAGCGATGCGATGGGGTCTGCCAGTCTCGAAGAATTCGCCGAGGGGTATGTCCTGACCAAGGCCGCGGTCGAGTTCTTCGACGCCGCGTACGCTCCGGATCGCACCGATCCGCGCGCCATGCCGATCCTCGGGGCTCATTCCAGTTCGCCGCCGACAATATTGGTCACAGCCAGTCTCGACCCGATCAGGGATTCAGGCCGCGACTATGCCAAGGCACTCGCCGATGCCGGGCGCAGCTTTACCTTCATCGAAGTGGAAGGCGTCACCCACAGCTTCACCAACCTGCGCGGCGCCGTCCCAAGCACGCAGGGCGACCTGGAGCGGATTGTCGCGGCGATGAAATTCACTTTGGGAGCCGATTGA
- a CDS encoding SDR family NAD(P)-dependent oxidoreductase: MTDTKPLEGRTALVTGASRGIGAATAKALAEAGAHVILVARKVKALEVIEDAIHAAGGTSTIAPLDLTEADAVSRLAGAIAGRWETLDILCISAAYLPELTPISQVDPKQFNKALLTNVVATQALLAGFDPLLRRAEAGRLIGLTSSVGASPRAFWGAYGSTKAAFDNLLETYGAEVEKLSPLRVAIIDPGATRTEMRERAYPGEDPQSVKAPEKVAERIVQLLTDDFETGHRERID, from the coding sequence ATGACCGATACGAAACCGCTCGAAGGGCGCACCGCGCTTGTCACCGGCGCAAGCCGCGGCATTGGCGCCGCCACTGCAAAGGCTCTCGCCGAAGCAGGAGCTCATGTCATCCTTGTCGCCCGCAAGGTGAAGGCGCTGGAAGTGATCGAGGACGCCATCCACGCGGCTGGCGGAACCTCGACCATCGCGCCGCTTGACCTGACAGAGGCTGACGCAGTTTCACGGCTTGCGGGAGCGATTGCCGGACGCTGGGAAACGCTCGATATTCTCTGTATTTCAGCGGCCTATTTGCCGGAATTGACACCGATTTCACAGGTCGATCCCAAGCAGTTCAACAAGGCCCTGCTGACCAATGTGGTGGCAACGCAAGCGCTGCTCGCAGGCTTTGACCCGCTGCTGCGGCGCGCAGAAGCCGGTCGTCTCATCGGTCTCACCAGCAGCGTCGGTGCCAGCCCTCGCGCGTTTTGGGGTGCTTACGGCTCGACCAAGGCTGCATTCGACAATCTGCTCGAAACCTACGGCGCCGAAGTCGAGAAGCTTAGTCCGTTGCGCGTAGCGATCATCGATCCGGGCGCGACCCGCACCGAAATGCGCGAGCGCGCCTATCCTGGCGAAGACCCGCAATCAGTCAAAGCCCCTGAAAAGGTGGCAGAACGTATCGTGCAGCTTCTGACGGACGATTTCGAAACCGGTCACCGCGAACGGATAGACTGA
- a CDS encoding metal-dependent hydrolase: protein MDNLTHSLVGALIGQTGLKKKTGLAMPALIIGANLPDVDAACFFWLEGTEHLGFRRGITHGPPAWVLLPLILAGLLWWFDRWQTKRGKRPEGRLPVDFKWLYILGFIGCLSHPALDWLNVYGVRLLEPFSSQWFYGDTLFIIDVWLWALLAVSVWWSMRAEKRAGSWRRPALVGAVLSLGYIALNGALSTLIYASASHPYALFKDQDVIVSPVPLAFWQREVLSSPSKGRWNGGVYTLGTLFEETPLTTELCVLPNLEAERSTNSPLDAFLFWSRAPFATRAEDGSIILHDARFYDPLARDRFSVALPNVDCAELPSE, encoded by the coding sequence ATGGATAATCTCACGCACAGCCTTGTCGGCGCGCTCATCGGGCAGACCGGGCTCAAAAAGAAGACCGGGCTTGCGATGCCCGCGCTGATCATCGGGGCAAACCTGCCCGATGTGGATGCAGCGTGCTTTTTCTGGCTTGAGGGCACCGAGCATCTCGGTTTCCGGCGCGGAATTACGCACGGACCGCCAGCATGGGTGCTTCTGCCGCTGATTCTGGCGGGCCTGTTATGGTGGTTTGACCGATGGCAGACGAAGCGCGGGAAGCGGCCAGAGGGACGGCTTCCGGTTGACTTCAAGTGGCTCTACATTCTCGGTTTCATCGGATGTCTGAGCCACCCGGCGCTCGATTGGCTTAACGTCTATGGAGTTCGGTTACTTGAGCCGTTCTCGTCGCAATGGTTCTATGGTGACACCCTGTTCATCATCGACGTTTGGTTGTGGGCATTACTCGCGGTCAGTGTTTGGTGGTCGATGCGAGCGGAAAAGCGTGCGGGAAGTTGGAGACGCCCAGCCCTAGTAGGTGCAGTCCTTAGTCTCGGATACATTGCGCTAAACGGGGCGCTTTCCACACTGATCTATGCCAGTGCATCTCACCCTTATGCTCTGTTCAAAGACCAGGACGTTATAGTGAGTCCAGTTCCGCTCGCCTTTTGGCAGCGGGAAGTTCTGAGCAGCCCATCCAAAGGTCGTTGGAACGGAGGTGTGTATACGTTGGGCACGCTTTTCGAAGAAACGCCGCTGACTACCGAACTATGTGTTTTACCAAATCTTGAAGCAGAACGATCGACCAATTCCCCACTCGATGCCTTCCTGTTCTGGTCCCGCGCGCCCTTCGCAACCCGGGCTGAGGACGGCTCGATCATACTACATGACGCTCGTTTTTATGACCCGCTCGCGCGGGACCGCTTCTCCGTCGCATTGCCCAATGTCGATTGCGCGGAACTTCCGTCGGAATAG
- a CDS encoding PilZ domain-containing protein, with protein sequence MPTKKDVYQVASQEDRCGPRTKLSIPATLRASGGRAFQSVVHDLSISGFSAASINRMHEGQVCWLSLPGLESLQAEVVWWDNCIVGCAFSELLSPIVHDNILQRYNNNGVIRTAI encoded by the coding sequence ATGCCGACGAAAAAGGACGTTTATCAAGTCGCGTCGCAGGAAGATCGCTGTGGACCGCGCACCAAGCTATCGATCCCCGCTACCTTGCGGGCATCAGGCGGGCGCGCATTCCAAAGCGTCGTACACGACCTGTCGATCTCCGGATTTTCCGCAGCATCGATCAACCGTATGCACGAAGGCCAGGTTTGCTGGCTATCGCTGCCCGGTCTTGAATCGCTTCAGGCCGAAGTGGTTTGGTGGGACAATTGCATTGTCGGGTGCGCGTTCAGCGAATTGCTGAGCCCGATCGTGCATGACAACATCCTGCAACGCTATAACAACAATGGCGTGATCCGCACGGCGATCTGA
- a CDS encoding serine hydrolase yields MRLAQLTLGALGALALAGCSAGYSGVDSAAAVADAPLAPVQLNPPPAVDQSELQVLFWDDATRSARFRDMESWFAGHEVPAATRQRILQPGAPLSPDLVSDLRKVLKDTNAAGIMVLQGGQIRFEEYGLGLGAEDRWTSFSVAKSFTSTLLGAAVADGFIESLDDPVTKYIPELTGSAYDGVSVRHIATMTSGVAWNEDYTDPNSDVAAMNRFVLEYGPDAIVAQMKTLKREAEPGEKWVYKTGETNLIGLLVENAVGQSLAEYSQEKIVEPAGFAGDMFWMVDPRGGNIGGCCLSLRLSDYARMGQFALEGGEGIVPDGWFAEAGDSLVDFGDGGFGYGYQWWTYPGGNYGAQGIFGQSITLVPEKQLVVAVVSNWPTATSGTARGQMRAVVNKIAENTEFKEPEVR; encoded by the coding sequence ATGAGACTTGCACAATTGACGTTGGGAGCGCTTGGCGCGCTGGCTCTTGCGGGATGTTCGGCCGGATACAGCGGTGTCGATAGCGCTGCAGCGGTGGCTGACGCGCCGCTGGCGCCGGTTCAATTGAACCCGCCACCTGCTGTTGATCAGTCCGAGCTGCAAGTGTTGTTCTGGGACGATGCCACCCGCTCGGCGCGGTTCCGCGATATGGAAAGCTGGTTCGCGGGCCATGAGGTCCCTGCGGCAACACGTCAGCGTATCTTGCAACCGGGGGCGCCGCTGTCACCTGATCTGGTCAGTGATTTGCGAAAGGTCCTGAAAGACACCAACGCAGCAGGGATCATGGTCTTGCAAGGCGGACAGATCCGGTTTGAAGAATATGGTCTGGGGCTGGGCGCCGAGGATCGCTGGACCAGTTTCTCCGTCGCGAAGAGCTTTACTTCAACGCTGCTGGGTGCGGCGGTGGCCGACGGGTTTATCGAAAGCCTCGATGACCCCGTGACCAAGTATATCCCGGAGCTTACCGGCTCGGCCTATGACGGCGTCTCCGTTCGCCACATCGCTACCATGACCAGCGGTGTAGCCTGGAACGAAGATTATACCGACCCCAACAGCGACGTCGCGGCGATGAACCGCTTCGTTCTCGAATATGGGCCCGACGCCATTGTTGCGCAGATGAAGACGCTGAAGCGTGAGGCGGAGCCGGGCGAGAAGTGGGTCTACAAAACCGGCGAGACGAACCTGATCGGATTGCTGGTCGAGAACGCGGTTGGCCAATCGCTTGCGGAGTATTCGCAGGAGAAGATCGTCGAGCCTGCCGGTTTCGCTGGCGACATGTTCTGGATGGTCGATCCGCGCGGCGGCAATATCGGCGGCTGCTGCCTCTCACTGCGCCTCTCGGACTACGCCCGGATGGGGCAGTTTGCGCTGGAAGGCGGCGAGGGCATCGTGCCTGACGGGTGGTTCGCGGAAGCGGGCGACTCGCTTGTCGATTTCGGCGATGGCGGCTTTGGTTATGGCTATCAGTGGTGGACATATCCGGGCGGCAATTACGGCGCTCAGGGAATCTTCGGTCAGTCGATCACTTTGGTACCAGAGAAACAGCTGGTGGTCGCCGTGGTCAGCAATTGGCCGACAGCCACCAGCGGTACGGCACGCGGACAAATGCGTGCAGTCGTCAACAAGATTGCAGAGAATACAGAATTCAAGGAACCCGAGGTTCGATAA